The Terriglobia bacterium genome includes the window GGCGTCGGTCAGCAACCGACCATATCGCGCCATCGGCCCTCCCTCTGGCGCTGTGCGGTTTCGCGATTCCCCTCCACAGGAAAAGAACTACCCTACATTCACCCCGTTGTACAGGGTTTTGAAATGACTTGGCTCTGTTGACATCCTTACTTCAACCAAGGAGAATTGTGAGTGCGCCAGCCCTTCGCAAGGGTCCGATGGTTCGGAGGCAACAAGCACGATGGCGGAGGTTGGACTCTTGGCATTTGGCCACACCGCTTGGGAAGTGGGCCGGACGGTACTCCCACCCTATCGAACTCGTTTCAGCAAGCACCAGTTTACGCAGCCGCAACTTCTGGGCATCCTGTGCTTGATGCGTTACGAGGACTGGACTTTTCGCGAAGCGGAAGTGCGCTTGCGAGAGCACGGCGAACTGCGCGAGGCTCTGGGGTTGAGGAACGTACCCGATTTCACTACCTTGTACCGCTTTCTGCAGCGTGTGGACGAGCGCACGCTGGCCCGAGCGGTGGATGAAACCGTACGCCGGCTGTCCGGCGTAGGGCGGGGCGGTCGAAAGCGGGCTCGCGTGGCCGTCGATGCCACGGGCTTGGCGTCGGGAGCGGTAAGTACCTTCTTCGTCCGCCGCCTGCATCATCACGGGCAAAAACCGCTGCCTTGGAGATACTGGCTGAAGTGGGTCGTGGTGGTCGACTTGGACCGGCAATGCGTGTTGGCACAGATGGCGCGGCGTGGCCCCTGGAATGACTGCGCGAGTTTGCCCGTGGTCGTGCAGGCGGCTTCCGAGCAGACCCGCATCGGGTTGGTGCTGGCCGACGCCGAGTTCGACAGCGAGAGGAACCACACTTACATCCGGCAGCGACTCCGAGCACGCAGCGTGATCCCGGCCA containing:
- a CDS encoding transposase, with protein sequence MAEVGLLAFGHTAWEVGRTVLPPYRTRFSKHQFTQPQLLGILCLMRYEDWTFREAEVRLREHGELREALGLRNVPDFTTLYRFLQRVDERTLARAVDETVRRLSGVGRGGRKRARVAVDATGLASGAVSTFFVRRLHHHGQKPLPWRYWLKWVVVVDLDRQCVLAQMARRGPWNDCASLPVVVQAASEQTRIGLVLADAEFDSERNHTYIRQRLRARSVIPAKRGKKTWRVRGVRAEMRRAFPRRLYRHRARIESVFSSVKRKLSARAPGRLLPMQQRQALLLGLSFNLYRLKHCYLSMRMSTEPNDF